The Comamonas sp. GB3 AK4-5 genome includes a region encoding these proteins:
- a CDS encoding oxidoreductase: protein MKKLLLLCSALALAGCSSAPSDSDIEKFLQPQFATCENVKVTHIKKTNGYEEDGHYRVEFSYDIELKDPDTLTRMRQTYMEERDRMKAWEDAGKADQQQIAKLKAEILALRKEHNSSAPRREDFNFNNPPGMGFLEEDAYRKALTQWENEHPLPDSLRQKMQALDALEQDSRQKQEHNQPKNTIYNQVPERVWSMYAAGCRQGGSTKFLSPALDRINIEAMKAQDVLYWLQEQQLQMKGKITMRKTENGWRALSAS, encoded by the coding sequence ATGAAAAAGCTACTACTACTTTGCTCTGCCTTGGCCTTGGCTGGCTGCAGCTCTGCCCCAAGTGACAGCGATATCGAAAAATTCCTGCAGCCCCAGTTTGCCACCTGCGAAAACGTCAAGGTGACGCACATCAAAAAGACCAACGGCTATGAAGAGGATGGTCACTACCGTGTCGAGTTCTCGTACGACATCGAGCTCAAAGACCCAGATACCTTGACGCGCATGCGCCAGACCTACATGGAGGAGCGTGACCGCATGAAAGCATGGGAGGATGCAGGAAAGGCCGATCAACAGCAAATTGCAAAGCTCAAGGCTGAGATCCTAGCGTTACGCAAGGAACACAACAGCAGTGCACCACGTCGCGAAGACTTCAACTTCAACAATCCGCCGGGGATGGGCTTCCTGGAAGAGGACGCATATCGGAAAGCACTGACCCAGTGGGAAAACGAGCATCCGCTGCCGGACAGCCTGCGTCAGAAGATGCAGGCGCTCGATGCACTGGAGCAAGATTCCCGGCAAAAACAAGAGCACAACCAGCCCAAAAACACCATCTACAACCAGGTGCCGGAACGCGTCTGGTCTATGTACGCTGCGGGATGCCGGCAAGGAGGCTCCACAAAGTTCCTCTCCCCAGCCTTAGACAGAATCAACATTGAAGCAATGAAGGCACAAGACGTCCTGTACTGGCTACAAGAGCAGCAGCTTCAGATGAAGGGCAAGATCACCATGCGCAAGACCGAGAACGGTTGGCGAGCACTGAGCGCAAGTTAA
- the ubiG gene encoding bifunctional 2-polyprenyl-6-hydroxyphenol methylase/3-demethylubiquinol 3-O-methyltransferase UbiG, whose translation MNQNTNVDPAELEKFSSLAHHWWDLESEFKPLHQINPLRLGWIDGLAPLQGKQVLDVGCGGGILADSMARKGAEVLGIDLATKSLRVAQLHALEASTPNIQYREVAVEALAEEKPAGFDVVTCMEMLEHVPDPGSVVRACAQLVKPGGWVFFSTINRNPKAYALAIVAAEYLLKMLPQGTHEFDKFIRPSELAQHAIDAGLVVDSAKGMQHNPLSGRYWLSSDTSVNYLLATRRPLR comes from the coding sequence ATGAACCAAAATACCAATGTGGATCCAGCCGAGCTGGAGAAGTTTTCCAGTCTGGCCCATCACTGGTGGGACCTGGAAAGCGAGTTCAAACCCTTGCACCAGATCAACCCCCTGCGACTGGGGTGGATTGATGGCCTGGCGCCGCTGCAAGGCAAGCAGGTACTGGATGTGGGATGTGGTGGCGGTATCTTGGCTGACTCCATGGCGCGCAAGGGCGCGGAAGTGTTGGGTATCGACCTGGCCACCAAATCGCTGCGCGTAGCCCAGCTGCACGCGCTGGAGGCCTCCACGCCGAATATCCAATACCGCGAAGTGGCGGTGGAGGCGCTGGCCGAAGAAAAGCCCGCAGGCTTTGATGTGGTGACCTGCATGGAAATGCTGGAGCATGTGCCCGATCCGGGCTCGGTGGTGCGCGCCTGTGCGCAATTGGTCAAGCCAGGCGGCTGGGTGTTTTTCTCCACCATCAACCGCAATCCCAAGGCCTATGCCCTGGCCATTGTGGCGGCCGAATATCTGCTGAAGATGCTGCCGCAGGGCACGCATGAATTCGATAAATTCATCCGCCCCAGCGAGCTGGCGCAACATGCCATCGATGCGGGCCTGGTGGTGGACTCTGCCAAGGGAATGCAGCACAACCCATTGAGTGGACGCTATTGGCTCAGCAGCGACACCAGTGTGAATTACCTGCTGGCCACGCGCCGGCCCCTGCGCTGA
- the ompA gene encoding outer membrane protein OmpA yields the protein MKKLNKVAMLFATAALATAAGAQVKAANGGNVIENWQNGTGEQVWKNGTNELCWRDSTWTPATAAAGCDGALQAAAPAAATAAPAATAPGVAPAPAVASKVTFAADAFFDFDKAVLKPEGKAKLDDVASKVKDINLEVVIAVGHTDSVGSDAYNQKLSVRRAEAVKAYLVSKGIAKDRVYTEGKGKKQPVADNKTKDGRAKNRRVEIEVVGTRAQ from the coding sequence ATGAAGAAACTGAACAAAGTAGCGATGCTGTTCGCAACCGCAGCCCTGGCAACCGCAGCTGGTGCACAAGTCAAGGCAGCTAACGGTGGCAACGTCATCGAAAACTGGCAGAACGGCACTGGCGAACAAGTGTGGAAGAACGGCACGAACGAACTGTGCTGGCGCGATTCCACCTGGACGCCTGCTACTGCAGCCGCTGGCTGCGACGGCGCCCTGCAAGCCGCTGCTCCCGCAGCAGCTACCGCTGCTCCTGCAGCTACTGCCCCTGGCGTTGCTCCCGCTCCCGCCGTGGCTTCGAAGGTGACTTTCGCCGCCGACGCCTTCTTTGACTTCGACAAGGCTGTTCTGAAGCCCGAAGGCAAGGCCAAGCTGGACGATGTGGCCTCCAAGGTCAAGGACATCAACCTGGAAGTTGTGATCGCTGTGGGGCACACCGACTCCGTTGGCTCTGATGCTTACAACCAAAAGCTGTCCGTGCGCCGCGCTGAAGCCGTGAAGGCTTACCTGGTGTCCAAGGGCATCGCTAAGGACCGCGTCTACACCGAAGGCAAGGGCAAGAAGCAGCCTGTGGCCGACAACAAGACCAAGGACGGTCGCGCAAAGAACCGTCGCGTGGAAATCGAAGTGGTGGGCACTCGCGCTCAGTAA
- a CDS encoding helix-turn-helix domain-containing protein has translation MASKPMTDAERSPVLKAFGQAVRECRRARGFSQEGFAHYCGLDRSYMGGVERGERNVTLANMERIIAALHMKPSEFFLALDAHFRDITEQLKTVHLQGFAPHYLQGINRQSP, from the coding sequence ATGGCAAGCAAACCAATGACCGATGCGGAACGATCTCCAGTGCTCAAGGCATTTGGGCAGGCCGTGCGCGAGTGCCGAAGAGCGCGAGGGTTTTCTCAGGAAGGTTTTGCGCATTACTGCGGCTTAGATCGCAGCTACATGGGTGGCGTGGAGCGTGGGGAGCGCAATGTGACGCTCGCCAATATGGAGCGAATCATCGCCGCCCTGCACATGAAGCCTTCCGAGTTCTTCCTGGCGCTAGATGCGCATTTTCGGGACATCACTGAGCAGCTGAAAACTGTGCACCTGCAAGGCTTTGCACCGCACTACCTGCAAGGCATCAATCGGCAATCACCCTAA
- a CDS encoding DUF932 domain-containing protein gives MAHLVETMAYAGQTPWHELGHALPAKQSIDVWAQAAGMDWRIQETPVRYLASDADSGLSGLYAEPKEFPEQKVLYRSDTQAPLSVVGSRYQVVQPREVLEFYRDLTEVAGYELETAGVLKAGRKFWALARTGKSAALKGKDVVNGYLLLATSCDGTLATVAMPTTVRVVCNNTLTIALRDGVGAVKVPHSTAFDAQAVKRQLGVAVGQWDSFMYRMKTLAERKVKTHEAMNYFLKVICNTDQHSDMSVGLTNERALKKVQMLYEGHGRGAEMHASKDTAWGLLCSVTEFIDHEKQARSQDNRLDSAWFGQGAVIKQRALDHALQLVA, from the coding sequence ATGGCACATCTCGTTGAAACCATGGCCTACGCTGGTCAAACCCCTTGGCATGAACTGGGCCACGCACTGCCCGCCAAGCAAAGCATCGATGTCTGGGCCCAGGCTGCCGGCATGGATTGGCGCATTCAAGAAACGCCGGTGCGTTATCTCGCCTCTGATGCTGATTCCGGTCTTTCAGGTCTGTATGCCGAACCCAAGGAATTCCCAGAGCAAAAGGTGCTGTATCGCAGCGATACGCAAGCGCCCTTGTCGGTGGTTGGCAGTCGCTACCAGGTGGTGCAGCCCCGTGAGGTGCTGGAGTTCTACCGGGATCTGACCGAAGTGGCCGGCTACGAGCTGGAGACAGCCGGGGTGCTCAAGGCCGGGCGCAAATTCTGGGCACTGGCCCGCACAGGCAAGTCTGCCGCTCTCAAGGGCAAGGATGTGGTCAACGGTTATTTGCTGCTGGCGACGTCCTGCGATGGGACGCTGGCCACGGTGGCGATGCCGACGACGGTGCGGGTGGTCTGCAACAACACGCTGACGATTGCTTTGCGTGATGGCGTGGGAGCCGTCAAGGTGCCTCACAGCACGGCTTTCGATGCCCAGGCGGTCAAGCGCCAGTTGGGTGTGGCAGTCGGTCAGTGGGACAGCTTTATGTACCGCATGAAGACGCTGGCCGAGCGCAAGGTCAAGACCCATGAGGCGATGAACTATTTCCTCAAGGTGATCTGCAACACCGACCAGCATTCCGATATGTCTGTGGGCTTGACCAATGAGCGTGCTCTCAAGAAGGTGCAGATGCTCTATGAAGGCCATGGCCGTGGTGCAGAGATGCATGCGTCCAAGGACACGGCCTGGGGCCTGCTGTGCTCTGTGACCGAGTTCATTGACCATGAGAAGCAAGCCCGCAGCCAGGACAACCGCTTGGACAGCGCCTGGTTTGGCCAAGGTGCCGTCATCAAGCAACGCGCTCTGGATCATGCGCTGCAGCTGGTAGCCTGA
- a CDS encoding tyrosine-type recombinase/integrase: MLTDAQCRNAVCSPGAKRERFSDAGGLYLEVSPAGSRRWFWKYRKDGKEGRLALGSYPQVTLTAARKARDAARLQKSEGIDPAKARKLEKLVNPTGVADTFKAVALEWYEKQVPRWSPGHAERMHRQLERDLFPWIGDREMAQIQPMELLAVLQKVEARGAVETADRALMLARQVWRYWLPTASNTQRDITEGLKARLTPYRGTNFPAIVEPQRFGELLRAMYAYKGGPFVRTALLLAPLLYQRPGNLRMMEWGELDLDASLWTIPSVKMKRTVQEKENGEPHVVPLPKQAVAMLRELLPLSGRGRYVFTGQRDHDRPMSDNSVRTALYSLGFGDEQSWHGFRASARTMLVDQLDLDPLAIEANLAHAVKDANGRSYNRTKYLAKRFEQVQQWADYLDRLREGAAVIEFPQKIKVM, translated from the coding sequence ATGTTGACTGATGCACAGTGCCGAAACGCAGTCTGTTCCCCCGGCGCAAAGCGAGAGCGTTTTTCTGACGCAGGTGGCCTGTACCTTGAGGTCAGCCCTGCAGGCTCTCGACGCTGGTTCTGGAAGTATCGAAAGGACGGTAAAGAAGGGCGTCTGGCTCTAGGCAGCTATCCGCAGGTTACATTGACGGCTGCACGGAAAGCTAGGGATGCTGCTCGGTTGCAGAAGTCAGAAGGCATCGACCCCGCTAAGGCACGCAAGCTGGAAAAGTTGGTCAACCCAACTGGGGTAGCTGACACATTCAAAGCGGTGGCGCTGGAGTGGTACGAAAAGCAGGTGCCACGCTGGAGCCCTGGTCATGCTGAGCGAATGCATCGTCAACTGGAGCGCGACTTGTTTCCGTGGATTGGTGACCGGGAAATGGCGCAGATCCAGCCCATGGAGTTACTGGCTGTGCTGCAGAAAGTGGAAGCGCGCGGTGCTGTGGAGACCGCTGATCGTGCACTGATGTTGGCACGGCAGGTCTGGCGCTACTGGTTGCCAACCGCTAGCAATACTCAGCGTGACATCACCGAAGGTCTGAAAGCTCGATTGACACCATATCGAGGCACGAACTTTCCTGCCATTGTGGAGCCCCAGCGCTTCGGGGAACTTCTGCGTGCCATGTACGCCTATAAGGGTGGCCCCTTTGTGCGCACTGCGCTTCTGCTTGCCCCATTGCTTTACCAGCGCCCTGGCAATCTTCGGATGATGGAGTGGGGTGAATTGGATCTTGATGCTTCGCTTTGGACCATCCCCAGCGTCAAGATGAAGCGCACGGTACAGGAAAAGGAAAATGGTGAGCCGCATGTGGTACCGCTGCCAAAGCAAGCTGTGGCGATGCTGCGTGAATTGCTGCCGCTTAGTGGCCGTGGACGATATGTATTCACTGGTCAACGTGACCATGACCGTCCTATGTCCGATAACTCTGTGCGTACAGCTCTGTACAGCCTGGGGTTTGGCGATGAGCAAAGCTGGCACGGCTTTCGTGCGAGTGCCAGAACCATGTTGGTCGATCAGCTAGACCTTGATCCGCTGGCGATCGAGGCCAATTTGGCGCATGCCGTCAAGGATGCCAATGGACGCAGCTATAACCGGACGAAGTACTTGGCAAAGCGCTTCGAACAGGTTCAACAGTGGGCTGATTACTTGGATCGCTTGCGTGAGGGTGCTGCCGTGATCGAGTTTCCACAAAAAATCAAAGTTATGTGA
- the gyrA gene encoding DNA gyrase subunit A, whose amino-acid sequence MTQFAKETLPISLEEEMRRSYLDYAMSVIVGRALPDARDGLKPVHRRVLYAMHELNNDWNRPYKKSARIVGDVIGKYHPHGDSAVYDTIVRMAQDFSLRHMLVDGQGNFGSVDGDSAAAMRYTEIRLSKIAHEMLGDIDKETVDFGPNYDGSESEPLTLPARLPNLLVNGSAGIAVGMATNIPPHNLNEVVDACLHLLRNPEASVEDLMEIIPAPDFPTAGIIYGINGVKEAFRTGRGRVVMRAKVHFEDIDRGQRQSIIVDELPYQVNKKTLQERMAELVHEKKIEGISHIQDESDKSGMRLVIELKRGEVPEVVLNNLYKQTQLQDTFGVNMVALVDGQPKLCNLKDLVKVFLQHRREVVTRRTVFELRKARDRGHVLEGLAVALANIDDFIAIIRNAPTPPVAKAALMEKSWDSKLVREMLTRTRADGGVVNADDYRPEGLEQEFGMQGSGLYRLSETQAQEILQMRLQRLTGLEQDKIVAEYKDIMAVIEDLLDILAKPERVSVIIGDELTAIKAEFGQTKKGLRRSTIEYSAQDLSTEDLITPTDMVVTLSHTGYIKSQPLSEYRSQKRGGRGKQATATKEDDWIDQLFIANTHDYLLCFSNRGRLYWLKVWEVPAGSRGSRGRPIVNMFPLQEGEKINVVLPLTGDNRSFPEDHFVFMATSMGTVKKTPLTEFSNPRKAGIIAVGLDEGDVLIGAALTDSQHDVMLFSDGGKAVRFDENDVRPMGRTARGVRGMNIDDTQNVIAMLVADQHPAEVEARKAKDALDALQTQHKEAQDASAPAAELDALQQQMDAARAALELAEKAAEAALAEQPRETLHSVLTATENGYGKRTSIVEYTRHGRGTKGMIAIQQSERNGKVVAATLVAPEDEIMLITDTGVLVRTRVGEIREMGRATQGVTLIALDSGAKLSGLQRIAENDANGDAEAEAAEGDTEAAADDGSTPPTPAAE is encoded by the coding sequence ATGACCCAGTTTGCAAAAGAAACACTTCCCATCAGCCTCGAAGAGGAAATGCGCCGCAGCTATCTCGACTACGCCATGAGCGTGATCGTAGGCCGGGCCCTCCCCGATGCACGCGATGGCCTGAAGCCCGTGCACAGGCGTGTGCTCTACGCGATGCATGAACTCAACAACGATTGGAACCGACCTTACAAAAAGTCGGCCCGTATTGTGGGTGACGTCATCGGTAAATACCACCCGCACGGTGACAGTGCCGTCTACGACACCATCGTGCGCATGGCCCAGGATTTCTCGCTGCGCCACATGCTGGTGGACGGCCAGGGCAACTTCGGTTCGGTCGACGGCGACAGCGCCGCGGCCATGCGTTACACCGAAATCCGCCTGTCCAAGATTGCCCATGAAATGCTGGGCGACATCGACAAGGAAACCGTCGACTTCGGCCCTAACTATGACGGCAGCGAAAGCGAGCCGCTGACCCTGCCCGCGCGCCTGCCCAATCTGCTGGTCAACGGCTCAGCCGGTATTGCCGTGGGCATGGCCACCAATATTCCGCCACACAACCTCAACGAGGTGGTGGACGCCTGCCTGCACCTGCTGCGCAACCCCGAGGCCAGCGTGGAAGATCTGATGGAGATCATCCCCGCGCCCGACTTCCCCACTGCCGGCATCATCTACGGCATCAATGGCGTCAAGGAAGCCTTCCGCACCGGCCGTGGCCGTGTGGTGATGCGCGCCAAGGTGCACTTCGAGGACATCGACCGTGGCCAGCGCCAGTCCATCATCGTGGACGAGCTGCCCTACCAGGTGAACAAGAAGACCCTGCAAGAGCGCATGGCCGAGCTGGTGCATGAGAAGAAGATCGAAGGCATCAGCCATATCCAGGACGAGTCGGACAAGTCCGGCATGCGCCTGGTGATCGAGCTCAAGCGCGGCGAAGTGCCCGAAGTGGTGCTGAACAATCTGTACAAGCAGACCCAGCTGCAAGACACCTTCGGCGTGAACATGGTCGCCCTGGTGGACGGCCAGCCCAAGCTGTGTAACCTCAAGGACCTGGTCAAGGTCTTTCTGCAGCACCGCCGCGAAGTGGTCACGCGCCGCACCGTGTTCGAGCTGCGCAAGGCCCGCGACCGCGGCCATGTGCTGGAAGGCCTGGCCGTGGCCCTGGCCAATATCGATGACTTCATCGCCATCATCCGCAACGCCCCCACCCCCCCAGTGGCCAAGGCTGCGCTGATGGAAAAGTCCTGGGACAGCAAGCTGGTGCGCGAAATGCTCACCCGCACCCGCGCCGATGGCGGCGTGGTGAATGCCGACGACTACCGCCCCGAAGGGCTGGAGCAGGAGTTCGGCATGCAGGGCAGCGGTCTGTACCGCCTCTCGGAAACCCAGGCCCAGGAAATCCTGCAAATGCGCCTGCAGCGCCTGACCGGCCTGGAGCAGGACAAGATTGTTGCCGAGTACAAGGACATCATGGCCGTGATCGAGGACTTGCTCGACATCCTGGCCAAACCCGAGCGCGTCTCCGTCATCATTGGCGACGAGCTGACCGCCATCAAGGCCGAGTTCGGCCAGACCAAGAAGGGCCTGCGCCGCTCCACCATCGAGTACAGCGCGCAAGACCTGTCCACCGAAGACCTGATCACGCCCACCGACATGGTGGTCACGCTCAGCCACACCGGCTACATCAAGAGCCAGCCTCTGTCCGAATACCGCTCGCAAAAGCGCGGCGGGCGCGGCAAGCAGGCCACGGCCACCAAGGAAGACGACTGGATCGACCAGCTCTTCATCGCCAACACGCACGACTATCTGCTGTGCTTCTCCAACCGTGGCCGCCTGTACTGGCTCAAGGTCTGGGAAGTGCCTGCCGGCTCACGCGGCTCGCGCGGCCGCCCCATCGTCAACATGTTCCCGCTGCAAGAGGGCGAGAAGATCAACGTGGTGCTGCCGCTCACCGGCGACAACCGCAGCTTCCCCGAGGACCACTTCGTCTTCATGGCCACCAGCATGGGCACCGTGAAGAAGACGCCGCTGACCGAGTTCAGCAACCCGCGCAAGGCCGGCATCATCGCCGTGGGACTGGATGAAGGCGATGTGCTGATTGGCGCAGCGCTGACCGACAGCCAGCATGACGTGATGCTGTTCAGCGACGGCGGCAAGGCCGTGCGCTTCGATGAAAACGATGTGCGCCCCATGGGCCGCACCGCACGCGGCGTGCGTGGCATGAACATCGACGACACGCAGAACGTGATTGCCATGCTGGTCGCCGACCAGCACCCCGCCGAAGTCGAGGCCCGCAAAGCCAAGGACGCACTGGACGCGCTGCAGACCCAGCACAAGGAAGCCCAGGACGCCAGCGCCCCCGCCGCCGAGCTCGATGCTCTGCAGCAGCAGATGGACGCTGCCCGCGCCGCGCTGGAGCTGGCCGAAAAAGCCGCCGAAGCCGCGCTGGCCGAGCAACCACGCGAGACCCTGCACAGCGTGCTGACCGCCACCGAAAACGGCTACGGCAAGCGCACCTCCATCGTGGAATACACCCGCCATGGCCGTGGCACCAAGGGCATGATTGCCATCCAGCAATCCGAGCGCAACGGCAAGGTGGTGGCTGCCACCCTGGTGGCGCCGGAAGATGAAATCATGCTCATCACCGACACTGGTGTGCTGGTGCGCACCCGGGTGGGCGAGATCCGCGAAATGGGCCGCGCCACCCAGGGCGTGACCTTGATCGCACTGGATTCAGGCGCCAAGCTCAGCGGCCTGCAACGGATTGCCGAAAACGACGCCAACGGCGATGCCGAAGCCGAGGCTGCAGAGGGTGATACCGAAGCCGCCGCCGACGACGGCAGCACGCCGCCAACGCCAGCCGCGGAATAA
- a CDS encoding HAD family hydrolase, whose translation MPAAWSGVRAVLFDLDGTLLDSAPDLGAAANVLRRSAGLEDLPLSAYRPYVGTGARGMLRIALGLQPDAADFDAHREAFFQAYEAVLMQHSVLFAGVPQLVQQLEQQGICWGIVTNKSERFTHPIALQQATLARAGALVCGDTTAHAKPHPAPLLHACERLGVAPEQAIYVGDDERDMQAARAAGMRGVAADYGYLGGVESTDAWNPDAAIKNPLELLNLLGLD comes from the coding sequence ATGCCGGCCGCATGGAGTGGCGTGCGCGCCGTGTTGTTTGATCTGGATGGCACCTTGCTGGACAGCGCACCCGATCTGGGGGCCGCAGCCAATGTGCTGCGCCGCAGTGCTGGCTTGGAAGATTTGCCGCTGTCTGCCTACCGCCCCTATGTGGGAACGGGTGCGCGCGGCATGTTGCGCATCGCCCTGGGTCTGCAGCCTGATGCGGCAGATTTTGATGCGCATCGCGAAGCCTTTTTCCAGGCCTATGAAGCGGTGTTGATGCAGCACTCCGTGCTGTTCGCCGGCGTTCCGCAGCTGGTGCAGCAACTGGAGCAGCAAGGCATATGCTGGGGGATTGTGACCAACAAGTCCGAGCGCTTTACCCATCCCATTGCGCTGCAGCAGGCCACGCTGGCGCGTGCCGGTGCCTTGGTCTGTGGTGACACCACGGCACATGCCAAGCCGCACCCCGCACCACTGCTGCATGCCTGCGAGCGATTGGGTGTTGCGCCAGAGCAGGCCATCTACGTGGGTGATGATGAGCGCGACATGCAAGCCGCCCGGGCCGCAGGTATGCGTGGGGTTGCAGCAGACTATGGCTATCTGGGAGGCGTGGAAAGCACGGATGCCTGGAATCCAGACGCCGCAATTAAAAATCCCCTTGAGCTCTTGAACTTGCTGGGACTGGACTAA
- a CDS encoding YqaJ viral recombinase family protein translates to MSVHVLINGNLDAGSTALHAASNNTPRTPRKGAALRLVSTKDLERDDWLEVRRTGIGSSDAAAAIGLNPYQSQLELWMQKTGKGDLLPVVDANDDTSPMFWGTMLEPIVAAHYTKRTGNKVRRVNAVLQHPEHPWMLANVDREVVGSSEVQLLECKTAGIHGARLWRDGVPEYVQLQVMHQLAVTGHRAADVAVLIGGQELRIFRVERDEALIARLIEMEHAFWQMVESKTPPAGDGSDSAEKALRSLYPNSAGDDVDMSDVPELNATFEALLAAREQFEAAQKNEARLRQAIQIHMGEAGKATFACGGSVTWRRSKDGQVFNTAQFSKDHPELAKAYLSTRAGARRFCVNET, encoded by the coding sequence ATGTCTGTGCATGTTCTCATAAATGGCAATCTGGATGCTGGCTCTACCGCTCTTCACGCGGCCTCCAATAACACTCCACGCACGCCACGCAAGGGCGCTGCTTTGCGCCTGGTCTCCACCAAAGACCTGGAGCGAGATGATTGGCTGGAGGTGCGCCGCACCGGGATTGGTAGCTCCGATGCCGCTGCAGCGATTGGCCTGAACCCCTACCAGTCCCAGCTGGAGTTGTGGATGCAAAAGACGGGCAAGGGTGATCTGCTGCCAGTCGTCGATGCCAATGATGACACCAGCCCCATGTTCTGGGGAACGATGCTAGAGCCCATTGTGGCGGCTCACTACACCAAGCGCACAGGCAACAAGGTGCGCAGAGTGAATGCGGTTTTGCAGCATCCTGAGCATCCTTGGATGCTGGCTAACGTGGATCGTGAAGTTGTCGGCTCTTCGGAGGTGCAGCTTCTGGAATGCAAAACTGCAGGTATCCATGGCGCCCGCCTGTGGCGTGACGGTGTTCCCGAGTATGTGCAACTGCAGGTGATGCACCAGTTGGCCGTGACTGGCCATCGTGCTGCTGACGTAGCAGTGCTAATTGGTGGTCAGGAGCTTCGTATTTTTAGGGTTGAGCGTGATGAGGCCTTGATTGCCCGACTGATCGAGATGGAGCACGCATTCTGGCAAATGGTGGAGAGCAAAACGCCGCCTGCTGGCGATGGATCGGACAGTGCAGAAAAAGCCTTGCGTAGCCTCTATCCAAACAGTGCAGGCGATGACGTAGACATGAGTGATGTCCCAGAGCTCAATGCCACGTTTGAAGCCTTGCTGGCAGCACGTGAGCAGTTTGAAGCCGCACAGAAAAATGAAGCCCGCTTGCGCCAAGCCATCCAGATCCATATGGGAGAAGCTGGCAAAGCAACGTTTGCCTGCGGCGGCAGCGTGACATGGCGGCGCAGCAAGGATGGTCAAGTGTTCAATACGGCGCAGTTCAGCAAAGATCACCCAGAGCTGGCCAAGGCCTACCTGTCCACGCGGGCTGGCGCTCGGCGATTTTGCGTCAATGAAACGTGA
- a CDS encoding phage capsid protein, producing the protein MIKGLMITPPVIGRISIGKVVEKNGKRLPEKDDEFTITTQVQQRGQWVLHPLDEALRQSQAPGQVSGGIKEGTEPSDVQSETSASATQTRTGKRSLKDKMGVADTPTAAPSTARRKLRSIPVRVLFNDPDLNLRADYCMFDRSTARPLCVGNGESCKRVTDKGFEELACPGPDTCRFGMGHCKPYGRLNVSIGDSDELGSFVFRTTGFNSIRTLTARLQYFAAVSGGNLACMPLELKLRGKSTTQSHRSAIYYADLVVRTGASLNEAIVQAHTLAAERLAAGFDQSALDGAARQGFANGNFEDAPDEMVEIVEEFYPEESDTSTAPTTAAANEHWPPIAQASQRNGTQSPYP; encoded by the coding sequence ATGATCAAAGGTTTAATGATCACCCCTCCTGTGATTGGCAGGATTTCGATTGGCAAGGTGGTGGAGAAGAACGGCAAGCGTCTGCCAGAAAAGGACGATGAGTTCACCATCACCACGCAGGTGCAGCAGCGAGGCCAGTGGGTGCTACACCCTTTGGATGAGGCCTTGCGCCAGAGCCAAGCACCTGGTCAAGTTTCCGGCGGCATAAAAGAAGGCACAGAGCCTTCCGATGTGCAAAGTGAAACGTCCGCAAGCGCTACCCAAACTCGCACAGGCAAACGCTCACTCAAAGACAAGATGGGTGTGGCAGATACGCCAACGGCTGCGCCGAGCACGGCAAGGCGCAAGCTGCGCAGCATCCCAGTGCGGGTGCTGTTCAATGATCCAGATTTGAACCTCCGAGCTGATTACTGCATGTTTGATCGCAGTACCGCTCGCCCGCTGTGCGTCGGCAATGGCGAGAGCTGCAAGCGTGTGACAGATAAAGGTTTTGAAGAGTTGGCCTGCCCTGGTCCGGATACATGCCGGTTTGGCATGGGCCATTGCAAGCCCTACGGCCGCTTGAACGTGAGTATTGGCGACAGCGATGAGTTGGGCAGCTTTGTATTCAGAACCACGGGCTTCAACAGCATTCGCACTCTGACAGCGCGGCTGCAATATTTCGCTGCAGTCTCTGGTGGCAACCTGGCCTGCATGCCGCTGGAGCTCAAGCTGCGCGGCAAGTCCACCACGCAGTCGCATCGATCGGCCATCTATTACGCGGACTTGGTGGTGCGTACTGGTGCCTCTTTGAACGAGGCCATTGTGCAAGCCCACACCTTGGCGGCTGAGCGCTTGGCAGCCGGGTTTGATCAGTCTGCCTTGGACGGGGCCGCACGACAGGGCTTTGCCAACGGCAACTTTGAAGATGCACCCGATGAGATGGTTGAGATTGTGGAGGAGTTTTATCCCGAAGAAAGCGACACATCCACCGCCCCTACTACAGCTGCAGCCAATGAGCACTGGCCCCCTATCGCCCAGGCCAGCCAGCGAAATGGTACGCAAAGTCCGTATCCGTAA